A single window of [Clostridium] hylemonae DSM 15053 DNA harbors:
- a CDS encoding pyruvate formate lyase family protein has product MRIEKILDAGELTELAKKRFQEERGVDHLEGWFLAKEIMRECDSKYKEEPDCIRTAKTLAAVAEKLPLWLSDHQVFAGTQDDAFARSYALINPAFSVDSFTGYCDPVAVFGDIDPAGDITRERIEELKEYNTKTAFSRALCSAYDKAGDDTSEAIYFIEQVTGHLIPDMRPVLRIGVEGLKRRIDEQRGKETDVQKLAYYEAMDTALGAVLVIAERYAALAEEKAAAAAGKDRERFLLMAETLKNVPLHGACNLYEAIQSFLLMWQVMCLEQTPNPYAFSVGNADRIFEPYRLAENTDREMAAALLKHLLVFYNVADRSWAISQNLIIGGKSNTGEDMTNVTSYALLDAYYDMNLPQPILSVKLHKNTPNELYESLGRFLFTPGCLTPSFFNDDSVFEILREKNKVDPEDLEDYSVAGCQEPLIMGKDNGNTTNSWLNMAKVLELSLNGGVSTISGKKFGRSSEEFGYHTDLELLQNIRTVFYENLELYVDRMTACANAASGAVSLLQVPFLSTLMGGIESGIDVRDTKAQGTKYNGSGCLIHGLSVVADSFAAIDTLLAERPEDAGRMLEALRDNFEHDPEMRQYLMKAEKYGNNIAKVDDEAAEIAGRVSDLVASRKNYLGNPFRADWASPSTHLLYGYWVGATPDGRKAREQLGYGIDPLYGEAHSGLGFRMLSNMKLPFDKMNGGCASHLGVNPNYFKAETFEGKGLEFKDKIIAPLFYNPKKEGIAPFYLYVNVTTPEMLRKVLDNPKKYAPGGVYIMRIHGTFVNFLDLSPDIQEDIIKRLDMESTSM; this is encoded by the coding sequence ATGAGAATTGAAAAGATATTAGACGCCGGAGAGCTTACCGAGCTGGCAAAGAAAAGATTTCAGGAAGAGCGGGGAGTGGACCATCTGGAGGGATGGTTTCTGGCGAAAGAAATTATGCGGGAGTGTGACAGCAAATATAAGGAGGAGCCGGACTGTATACGGACCGCAAAGACGCTCGCTGCAGTTGCGGAAAAGCTCCCTCTGTGGCTCAGTGATCACCAGGTATTCGCGGGGACGCAGGACGATGCGTTTGCCAGATCCTATGCGCTTATAAACCCCGCGTTTTCTGTGGACTCTTTCACCGGATACTGCGACCCTGTGGCTGTGTTCGGAGATATCGATCCTGCCGGTGACATTACCCGGGAGCGCATAGAGGAGCTGAAGGAATATAATACAAAGACAGCGTTCTCCAGGGCGCTTTGCAGTGCATATGACAAGGCGGGAGACGATACAAGTGAAGCGATCTACTTTATCGAACAGGTGACAGGTCATCTCATACCGGACATGCGCCCGGTGCTCAGGATCGGAGTGGAAGGGCTGAAAAGGCGCATTGATGAGCAGCGCGGGAAGGAAACCGATGTTCAGAAGCTGGCCTATTATGAGGCGATGGACACTGCGCTCGGCGCGGTGCTCGTGATCGCTGAAAGATATGCCGCTCTGGCGGAGGAAAAGGCAGCGGCGGCAGCAGGAAAGGACCGGGAACGATTTCTCTTAATGGCGGAAACACTTAAGAATGTACCTTTGCATGGCGCCTGCAACCTCTATGAAGCGATACAGTCCTTTCTTCTCATGTGGCAGGTGATGTGTCTGGAACAGACGCCGAATCCGTATGCATTTTCAGTGGGGAACGCGGACCGTATTTTTGAACCGTACCGGCTGGCGGAGAACACAGACCGGGAGATGGCGGCAGCGCTTCTGAAGCATCTCCTTGTATTTTACAACGTGGCGGACAGGAGCTGGGCCATCTCCCAGAACCTGATCATCGGCGGCAAGTCGAACACAGGGGAGGATATGACAAACGTTACGTCCTACGCGCTTCTTGACGCATACTACGACATGAATCTGCCCCAGCCCATTCTGTCTGTGAAACTGCATAAGAACACGCCGAATGAGCTGTATGAGAGTCTCGGCAGATTCCTGTTTACGCCCGGATGCCTGACACCGTCTTTCTTTAATGATGATTCTGTATTTGAAATATTAAGAGAGAAAAACAAGGTAGATCCGGAGGATCTGGAAGACTATTCAGTGGCGGGATGCCAGGAACCTCTGATCATGGGGAAAGACAACGGCAATACGACAAACAGCTGGCTGAATATGGCAAAGGTGCTGGAATTGTCTCTGAACGGCGGCGTCTCAACGATATCCGGAAAGAAATTCGGCAGAAGCAGTGAGGAATTTGGATATCATACAGACCTTGAACTGCTCCAGAATATACGTACGGTCTTTTATGAAAATCTGGAACTGTATGTGGATAGGATGACTGCGTGTGCGAACGCGGCCTCGGGGGCTGTCTCTCTGCTCCAGGTGCCGTTTTTGTCCACGCTGATGGGCGGAATTGAAAGCGGGATCGACGTGAGGGATACGAAGGCGCAGGGAACGAAGTATAATGGCAGCGGCTGTCTCATCCATGGTCTTTCCGTTGTGGCAGACTCTTTTGCGGCCATCGACACACTGCTTGCAGAACGGCCGGAGGATGCGGGCAGGATGCTGGAAGCGCTGCGGGATAATTTTGAGCACGACCCGGAGATGCGGCAGTATCTTATGAAGGCAGAAAAGTACGGAAACAACATTGCAAAAGTGGATGATGAGGCGGCGGAAATAGCAGGGAGAGTGAGCGACCTTGTGGCGTCCAGAAAGAATTATCTCGGCAATCCGTTCCGGGCCGACTGGGCGTCACCGTCCACACACCTTCTGTACGGATACTGGGTCGGGGCGACACCGGACGGAAGGAAAGCAAGAGAACAGCTCGGCTACGGCATCGATCCGCTGTACGGTGAGGCACATTCCGGGCTCGGCTTCCGGATGCTGTCCAATATGAAACTTCCATTCGACAAGATGAACGGAGGCTGCGCCTCTCATCTCGGCGTCAATCCGAATTATTTTAAGGCGGAGACCTTTGAAGGAAAAGGGCTCGAGTTCAAAGATAAGATAATAGCGCCGCTTTTTTATAATCCAAAGAAGGAAGGCATCGCACCGTTCTATCTGTATGTAAATGTGACAACGCCGGAAATGCTCAGGAAGGTGCTTGACAACCCGAAGAAATATGCGCCGGGCGGGGTGTATATCATGAGAATACACGGTACGTTTGTCAATTTCCTGGATCTGTCGCCGGATATTCAGGAAGATATCATCAAACGTCTGGACATGGAATCTACAAGCATGTAG
- a CDS encoding glycyl-radical enzyme activating protein, translated as MKIFQKGFNYSQDGSGNRLVYHLQGCNMKCPWCANPEGMRPEGVIMADSEWLLETVCPHGAVKGTQVDREVCRTCEKKECVTEHKTKGMYLSYEEETPEEVFREACAGELMFYDGGGVTFTGGEATLQYDELEKALRMLKEYGINTAVETNGTHPALAGLFPYIDELIIDCKHCSDTKHTAYTGIPCGGILHNIREAAARHPKVHVRVPLIGGVNDGEDDLEAFLEFFSGIRGDNVTFEVLAYHEFGRKKWEACGWKYEMTRNAFVKDEVLKGFRKAVAESGCRYKKT; from the coding sequence ATGAAGATATTTCAGAAAGGCTTTAACTATTCCCAGGACGGAAGCGGCAACCGGCTCGTCTATCATCTTCAGGGCTGCAATATGAAATGTCCGTGGTGCGCCAATCCGGAGGGGATGAGACCGGAAGGCGTGATCATGGCAGACAGTGAGTGGCTGCTGGAGACTGTCTGCCCTCACGGGGCGGTTAAGGGGACGCAGGTGGACAGAGAAGTGTGCCGCACGTGTGAAAAGAAGGAGTGCGTCACAGAACATAAGACAAAAGGGATGTACCTTTCTTATGAGGAGGAGACGCCGGAGGAGGTGTTCCGGGAAGCCTGCGCGGGCGAGCTGATGTTTTATGACGGCGGAGGTGTGACTTTTACCGGAGGGGAAGCGACCTTGCAGTACGATGAACTGGAAAAGGCGCTGCGGATGCTGAAAGAGTACGGCATCAATACGGCGGTCGAGACAAATGGGACACATCCCGCGCTGGCGGGATTATTTCCATATATCGACGAGCTTATCATAGACTGCAAGCATTGTTCGGATACAAAGCATACGGCGTACACGGGTATTCCGTGCGGCGGTATCCTGCACAACATAAGGGAAGCGGCGGCCCGCCATCCGAAGGTCCACGTGCGCGTTCCGCTGATTGGAGGGGTAAACGACGGGGAGGACGACCTCGAAGCATTTCTGGAATTCTTCAGCGGGATCAGAGGAGATAATGTGACGTTCGAGGTGCTGGCATATCACGAGTTCGGCAGAAAGAAATGGGAAGCGTGCGGGTGGAAATATGAAATGACACGGAATGCGTTTGTGAAGGATGAGGTGCTCAAAGGATTCCGGAAAGCGGTCGCAGAGTCGGGATGCCGTTATAAAAAGACGTAG
- the xylB gene encoding xylulokinase, which yields MNYYLGVDIGTSSVKSLLMDAEGHVAGTSQVGYDIIKSRPEYAEQDMEQLWEAARKTIADVVRRYPEEAAQIRGISYSGQMHGLVMTDENGSLIRNAIIWADQRSQAEIHKIYDIVGEDAYRSVALNSLSTGFLIASLMWVKEHEPENYEKIRYIMLPKDYIRFRMCGEYGTDMSDASSGAIFDTKQRRWAWELIDSLRIDRQIFPTCHESCEVVGTVSRACAEATGLKCGIRVACGGGDTLMQAVGNGIISPGVLSANIGTACQISGGFNEPLYDEAYRTNTFCHVKKDLWMLMGAHLSGGVAMKWLMNQILYMDTFDEMTALASKAPAGSEGLLFLPYLSGERTPYNDPDAKGIYFGMTLRHGREHMIRSTMEGIVFGLRTSIEIFKGLGIEYSKIIASGGGARGQLFLEMQADIFDCDIYTNVGNEQAGIGAAITAAVACGEYADYEEACARLVRMKDTVVTPNRENQKYYEEQFAVYRELYGHNKDLFHMKGSYGEGM from the coding sequence ATGAATTATTATTTAGGAGTAGATATTGGAACATCCAGCGTGAAGTCTCTGCTCATGGATGCAGAAGGGCATGTTGCCGGGACGTCGCAGGTCGGGTACGACATTATAAAAAGCAGACCGGAGTACGCGGAGCAGGATATGGAGCAATTGTGGGAGGCTGCAAGGAAGACGATCGCCGACGTGGTGAGAAGATATCCGGAGGAAGCGGCGCAGATCAGGGGAATCAGCTATTCGGGACAGATGCACGGCCTCGTCATGACAGATGAGAACGGCAGTCTCATACGCAATGCCATTATATGGGCGGACCAGCGTTCGCAGGCAGAGATCCATAAGATCTATGATATTGTAGGAGAGGACGCGTACCGAAGCGTGGCGCTGAACTCTCTGAGCACCGGATTTCTCATCGCCTCACTTATGTGGGTGAAAGAACATGAGCCGGAAAACTATGAGAAGATACGGTATATCATGTTGCCAAAGGATTACATAAGATTCCGGATGTGCGGGGAGTACGGGACAGATATGTCAGATGCTTCAAGCGGCGCCATTTTTGACACGAAGCAGCGGCGCTGGGCGTGGGAACTGATCGACAGCCTCCGGATCGACAGGCAGATCTTTCCAACGTGTCATGAGTCGTGTGAGGTTGTGGGTACTGTGAGCCGTGCGTGTGCTGAGGCTACAGGATTAAAGTGCGGGATCAGGGTAGCCTGCGGCGGGGGCGATACACTGATGCAGGCGGTCGGCAACGGCATTATCAGTCCGGGCGTGCTGTCGGCAAACATTGGCACTGCATGCCAGATATCCGGCGGATTTAACGAGCCTCTCTACGATGAAGCGTACCGGACAAACACATTCTGCCATGTGAAGAAAGATCTGTGGATGCTGATGGGAGCCCACTTAAGCGGCGGTGTTGCCATGAAGTGGCTTATGAATCAGATCTTATATATGGATACATTTGATGAGATGACCGCGCTGGCCTCTAAGGCGCCGGCAGGAAGTGAAGGACTCTTATTTCTCCCATATCTGAGCGGCGAGCGGACGCCATATAATGACCCGGACGCAAAAGGGATCTATTTCGGCATGACGCTCCGTCACGGCAGGGAGCATATGATCAGGAGCACGATGGAAGGGATCGTATTCGGCCTGCGCACGTCAATTGAGATATTCAAGGGCCTCGGTATTGAATACAGCAAGATCATCGCATCCGGAGGCGGCGCCAGAGGACAGCTGTTCCTGGAGATGCAGGCGGATATATTTGACTGTGATATCTACACTAACGTCGGAAATGAGCAGGCAGGGATCGGAGCGGCCATAACGGCGGCCGTCGCGTGCGGTGAATACGCAGATTATGAGGAGGCGTGCGCCCGGCTTGTACGCATGAAGGATACGGTCGTGACACCGAACCGCGAGAACCAGAAATATTATGAGGAACAGTTTGCGGTGTACAGAGAACTGTATGGACACAACAAAGATTTGTTTCATATGAAAGGATCGTACGGAGAGGGCATGTGA
- a CDS encoding MerR family transcriptional regulator: MNTYRTSEIAALIGIHPNTVRLYEQSGLIPRPERQSNGYRIFTDIHVEQFKLARLAFQIEVLQNGLRKKIVQMVKVSAAGDYDTALTITQEYLAQVRAETANAEEAIDIVKNILKGTAEQYTCSMKRKEVSEYLNITMDTLRNWEMNGLLTVKRRQNGYRVYTGGDIRRLKIIRSLRCANYSLESILSMLNQLSENPRIDIKKALDTPRENSGIIAVCDKLITSLTAAECNALKMIEKLQYMKHTFS, encoded by the coding sequence ATGAACACATACAGAACTTCTGAAATCGCCGCATTGATCGGCATACATCCAAATACGGTACGGTTATACGAACAGTCGGGCCTTATTCCCAGACCAGAACGGCAGTCAAACGGTTACAGGATCTTCACCGATATCCATGTAGAACAGTTTAAGCTTGCCCGCCTGGCATTTCAGATCGAAGTGCTGCAGAATGGTCTTCGGAAAAAAATCGTTCAGATGGTGAAAGTATCCGCTGCGGGCGACTATGACACCGCCCTTACGATCACACAAGAATATCTTGCTCAGGTACGCGCAGAAACAGCCAACGCGGAAGAAGCGATCGATATCGTTAAGAATATCCTGAAGGGCACGGCCGAACAGTATACCTGCTCTATGAAAAGGAAGGAAGTCTCCGAATATCTGAATATCACCATGGATACTCTGCGGAATTGGGAGATGAACGGACTGCTTACCGTAAAGCGCAGACAAAACGGATACCGTGTATACACGGGCGGGGATATCAGGCGGCTGAAGATCATCCGCTCCCTGCGGTGCGCAAATTATTCGCTGGAATCTATTCTGTCCATGCTCAATCAGCTGTCGGAAAATCCCCGGATAGATATTAAAAAAGCGCTCGACACGCCGAGGGAGAACAGCGGCATCATTGCCGTGTGCGACAAACTGATCACTTCGCTGACAGCCGCAGAATGTAACGCCTTAAAAATGATCGAAAAACTTCAATATATGAAACATACATTTTCTTAA
- a CDS encoding ABC transporter ATP-binding protein produces MQEVIKVTELTKSYGSLAAVSSLSLSVPRGTVFGLIGPNGAGKSTTIECILGTKKADAGTVRILGADPRSDRKKLFEKTGVQFQDSNYQEQITVSELCELTASLYEKPADPFGLLARFGIADKKKSLVKDLSGGQRQRLFIVLALIPDPDVVFLDELTTGLDAKARREVWNILSGLKKRGLTIFLTSHFMDEVEALCDRICILKEGKSVFYGTVSEAVEKSPYGKFEDAYLWYTNEEDMYNENI; encoded by the coding sequence ATGCAGGAAGTAATAAAAGTCACGGAACTCACAAAATCCTACGGCAGCCTGGCCGCCGTCAGCAGTCTGAGCCTTTCGGTGCCACGAGGCACGGTCTTCGGTCTCATCGGCCCCAATGGCGCGGGGAAGTCCACAACGATCGAATGTATTCTTGGAACAAAGAAAGCCGACGCCGGAACTGTCCGTATCCTGGGGGCAGATCCCAGATCAGACCGGAAAAAACTATTTGAGAAGACAGGAGTACAGTTTCAGGATAGCAATTATCAGGAACAGATCACCGTATCAGAACTCTGTGAGCTCACAGCCTCTCTTTATGAGAAACCGGCCGACCCTTTCGGTCTGCTCGCAAGGTTTGGTATCGCCGACAAGAAAAAGAGCCTTGTCAAAGACTTATCCGGCGGACAGCGGCAGCGTCTGTTTATTGTCCTTGCCCTCATCCCTGATCCGGACGTCGTCTTTCTCGACGAACTGACGACCGGACTGGACGCAAAGGCGCGGCGGGAGGTGTGGAACATACTGTCCGGTCTCAAAAAAAGAGGGCTCACTATTTTTCTCACCTCACATTTTATGGACGAGGTGGAAGCTCTGTGCGACCGCATCTGTATTTTAAAAGAAGGAAAAAGTGTATTTTACGGCACTGTTTCGGAGGCGGTAGAAAAGAGCCCCTACGGCAAATTTGAGGACGCTTATCTGTGGTATACAAACGAGGAGGACATGTACAATGAAAACATTTAA
- a CDS encoding ABC transporter permease, whose translation MKTFKTMLKTELKLSLRGMDMFIFAICVPLVVLIILGIIYGSRPAFPGAEYTFLEQSFGALTTISVCAGGVMGLPLVISDYRSRNILKRYKVTPVRPSMLLFVQVAVYTLYALTSLFTLYLAAVLFFGYEFRGSVLTFAGGYLLVLVSMFSIGMMVGGIAPNTKTAGVIASLLYFPMLIFSGATLPYEVMPDALQKAARLLPLTQGIKLLKAASLGSNAGSAAISVIIMALIAVLCSAIAFRYFKWE comes from the coding sequence ATGAAAACATTTAAAACCATGCTGAAAACAGAACTGAAATTGTCACTGCGGGGAATGGATATGTTTATATTCGCGATCTGCGTTCCCCTTGTCGTACTTATCATTCTCGGTATTATTTACGGAAGCAGACCGGCGTTTCCGGGAGCGGAATACACCTTTCTGGAACAGTCATTCGGCGCGCTCACTACGATATCAGTCTGCGCCGGGGGAGTCATGGGACTGCCCCTTGTCATATCAGACTACCGCAGCAGAAATATATTGAAGCGTTATAAAGTCACCCCGGTCCGTCCGTCCATGCTGCTGTTCGTCCAGGTGGCCGTCTATACGCTGTACGCGCTGACATCTCTTTTCACTCTGTATCTTGCGGCGGTACTGTTCTTCGGATATGAGTTCCGGGGATCCGTCCTGACTTTTGCCGGCGGATATCTACTCGTACTCGTGTCCATGTTCAGCATCGGCATGATGGTGGGCGGCATCGCGCCCAACACTAAAACGGCCGGTGTGATCGCAAGCTTATTATATTTTCCCATGCTCATATTTTCCGGCGCGACACTTCCCTATGAGGTCATGCCGGATGCGCTGCAGAAAGCCGCCAGGCTGCTGCCGCTGACACAGGGGATAAAGCTGCTCAAAGCCGCTTCTCTAGGCTCTAACGCCGGAAGCGCCGCGATTTCCGTTATCATAATGGCTCTGATCGCCGTCCTCTGCTCTGCAATAGCATTTCGCTACTTCAAATGGGAGTAA